One genomic window of Acidobacteriota bacterium includes the following:
- a CDS encoding pyridoxal phosphate-dependent aminotransferase, whose protein sequence is MAADLKLSDAISRVKPSATIAVTTKANEMKRQGLDVIGLGAGEPDFDTPENIKEAAIRAIREGKTKYTPSDGIPELKEAICGKFKRENGLSYTPAQVNVSPGGKAVLFNAFMATLNAGDEVVIPAPYWVSYPEMVLLAGGTPVTVSCGPNSQYKLTAEQLEAAITPKTKWLVLNSPSNPTGAAYTRAELKALADVLVRHPQVWVLTDDMYEHLVYDGFEYSTIAQVEPSLYDRTLTMNGVSKAYAMTGWRIGYAAGPEKLIGAMRKVMDQSTSNPCSVSQWASVEALNGTQDFLPGFRAAYQARRNLMVEGLNKAAGIICPKPEGAFYVYPSCAGLIGKKTPGGVVIDNDKTFASELLESEKVALVFGEAFGLPDTFRISYATSDAILKEALVRIQRFCASLT, encoded by the coding sequence ATGGCCGCCGACCTGAAGCTTTCCGATGCCATCTCCCGCGTGAAGCCGTCCGCCACGATCGCGGTGACGACGAAGGCGAACGAGATGAAGCGTCAGGGCCTCGACGTGATCGGCCTCGGCGCCGGCGAGCCGGATTTCGACACGCCGGAGAACATCAAGGAAGCGGCGATCCGCGCGATCCGCGAGGGCAAGACGAAGTACACGCCCTCGGACGGCATTCCGGAGCTGAAGGAAGCGATCTGCGGCAAGTTCAAGCGCGAGAACGGCCTCAGCTATACGCCCGCGCAGGTGAACGTGTCGCCGGGCGGCAAGGCCGTGCTGTTCAATGCCTTCATGGCGACGCTGAATGCCGGCGACGAAGTGGTGATCCCGGCGCCCTACTGGGTGAGCTATCCGGAGATGGTTCTGCTGGCGGGCGGCACGCCGGTCACGGTGAGCTGCGGGCCGAACTCGCAATACAAGCTGACGGCGGAGCAGCTGGAAGCGGCGATCACGCCGAAGACGAAATGGCTGGTGCTGAACTCGCCGTCGAACCCTACGGGCGCTGCCTATACGCGCGCCGAGCTGAAGGCGCTGGCGGACGTGCTGGTGCGCCATCCGCAGGTCTGGGTGCTGACCGACGACATGTACGAGCACCTTGTCTATGACGGGTTCGAGTATTCGACGATCGCGCAGGTGGAGCCGTCGCTGTATGACCGTACACTGACGATGAACGGCGTCTCGAAGGCCTATGCGATGACCGGCTGGCGGATCGGCTATGCGGCGGGCCCCGAGAAGCTGATCGGCGCGATGCGCAAGGTGATGGACCAGTCGACGTCGAACCCCTGCTCTGTCAGCCAGTGGGCAAGCGTGGAGGCGCTGAACGGCACGCAGGACTTCCTTCCGGGTTTCCGCGCCGCCTACCAGGCGCGCCGCAACCTGATGGTCGAGGGCCTCAACAAGGCCGCCGGCATCATCTGCCCGAAACCGGAAGGCGCGTTCTATGTCTATCCGTCCTGCGCCGGGCTGATCGGCAAGAAGACGCCGGGCGGCGTGGTGATCGACAATGACAAGACGTTCGCCAGCGAACTGCTGGAGAGCGAGAAGGTGGCGCTGGTATTCGGCGAGGCGTTCGGCCTGCCGGATACGTTCCGGATTTCCTATGCCACCTCGGACGCCATCCTGAAGGAGGCGCTGGTCCGCATCCAGCGCTTCTGTGCCAGCCTGACATAG
- a CDS encoding DNA starvation/stationary phase protection protein, with protein sequence MAIDIGLSDAARKSSADALKVLLGETYALYNKTHGYHWNVTGPRFNELHGMFMTQYNELWLALDLIAERIRALGHFAPGSSGEMLEHATIKPDKGVPEASDMVKNLAAGHEAVSKAAKAGIKIGEKNNDPVSVDLFTQRAQIAEKTAWMLRASA encoded by the coding sequence ATGGCCATCGATATCGGACTGAGCGACGCCGCCCGCAAATCGTCGGCAGACGCGCTGAAGGTTCTGCTGGGCGAAACCTATGCGCTGTATAACAAGACGCACGGCTACCACTGGAACGTGACCGGGCCGCGCTTCAACGAGCTGCACGGCATGTTCATGACGCAGTATAACGAACTCTGGCTGGCGCTGGACCTGATTGCCGAGCGCATCCGGGCGCTGGGCCATTTCGCGCCGGGCTCGTCGGGCGAAATGCTGGAACATGCCACGATCAAGCCGGACAAGGGCGTGCCGGAGGCCTCGGACATGGTGAAGAACCTTGCGGCCGGGCACGAGGCGGTCAGCAAGGCGGCGAAGGCCGGCATCAAGATCGGCGAGAAGAACAACGACCCGGTCTCGGTGGACCTGTTCACCCAGCGGGCCCAGATCGCCGAGAAGACGGCCTGGATGCTGCGCGCCTCGGCCTGA
- a CDS encoding LysR family transcriptional regulator: MDWGKLRSFHAAAEAGSLTLAGERLGISQSAVSRQIASLEEQLGVSLFQRHARGLVLTDSGHTLYRSTIDMAAAALSANTALKDQQETPQGELIVSAPVAFGSVWLVPRLGGFVRRHPDLHLDLRLDDQHEYDLLKLEAECAIRLWAAEKADLIQRKLGSVFTNLYASPEYLKAHGVPRTPQDLDNHRIIAYGDETTPLQEMSFACRVGRDDAPPRPATLKVNNVFAMMRAVDAGLGIADLPDYMANALPRLVRVLPEITGPTFDLYFIYPSDLRRSKRVAAFRDFLTTETEPLRKMSMR, from the coding sequence ATGGATTGGGGAAAGCTCAGATCGTTCCACGCCGCCGCTGAAGCGGGCAGCCTGACGCTCGCCGGCGAGCGCCTCGGCATTTCGCAATCGGCCGTCTCGCGTCAGATCGCCTCGCTGGAAGAGCAGCTCGGCGTCTCCCTGTTCCAGCGCCATGCCCGCGGCCTCGTGCTGACCGACAGCGGCCACACGCTCTACCGGTCGACCATCGACATGGCCGCCGCGGCCCTGTCGGCCAACACCGCCTTGAAAGACCAGCAGGAAACCCCGCAGGGCGAACTCATCGTCTCGGCGCCGGTCGCCTTCGGATCGGTCTGGCTGGTGCCGCGCCTCGGCGGCTTCGTCCGGCGCCACCCGGACCTCCACCTCGACCTGCGCCTCGACGACCAGCACGAGTACGACCTGCTGAAGCTCGAGGCCGAATGCGCGATCCGTCTGTGGGCGGCGGAGAAGGCCGACCTGATCCAGCGCAAGCTCGGATCGGTCTTCACCAACCTCTATGCCTCGCCCGAATACCTGAAGGCGCACGGGGTGCCCCGCACCCCGCAGGATCTCGATAACCACCGCATCATCGCCTATGGCGACGAGACGACGCCGCTGCAGGAAATGAGCTTTGCCTGCCGGGTAGGGCGCGATGACGCACCCCCGCGTCCGGCCACCCTCAAGGTGAATAACGTTTTCGCGATGATGCGCGCCGTGGATGCGGGGCTCGGCATCGCCGACCTGCCGGACTACATGGCCAATGCCCTGCCGCGCCTGGTCCGTGTCCTGCCTGAGATCACAGGCCCCACTTTCGACCTTTATTTCATATATCCCAGTGACTTGCGCCGTTCCAAACGGGTTGCGGCCTTCCGCGATTTCCTGACGACGGAGACCGAACCGCTGCGCAAGATGTCCATGCGTTAA
- a CDS encoding cytochrome D ubiquinol oxidase subunit I codes for MADDPDTGLDPADWPAFRTEAHALLDAALDKMQQAREGRVWTPLPDTIKAAFNQPLPETGLPPEALSAALAALLPYGAGNTHPRFFGWVHGAGTPQNILAEIASSAINANAGGRDHGAIYVERQVIRWCRDLFGFPETASGLIVSGTSLATIVALKVARDARLSFASRKAGVGTSRLVGYASAEAHACNPRAFDILGLGADALRRIPVNAAFEMDPESLRRAIAADLAGGLQPFVIIATAGTVNTGATDPLAELAAIAAETGLWLHVDGAFGALGRLAPSLAPRFDAISRADSVAFDFHKWMHVNYDAGCVLVRDEALHRHAFSDRPDYLKGHTRGLAAGNPWPVEYGPELSRGFRALKVWSQIAGFGTRRLGEVIETNCRQAAWLAGQVAADPRFELMAPVTLNICCFRYREAGLSEAALDALNDEIVIRLQETGLAAPSTTRLHGRLAIRVNLTNHRTRLDDLNRLLENVAALGADGETRRMAGIC; via the coding sequence ATGGCAGACGATCCCGATACCGGCCTCGACCCCGCCGACTGGCCGGCCTTTCGCACTGAGGCGCATGCCTTGCTGGATGCCGCGCTCGACAAGATGCAGCAAGCCCGGGAGGGCCGCGTGTGGACGCCGCTGCCGGACACGATCAAGGCCGCGTTCAACCAGCCGCTCCCGGAAACCGGCCTGCCGCCGGAAGCCCTGTCCGCAGCGCTTGCGGCGCTCTTGCCCTATGGCGCAGGCAATACCCATCCGCGCTTTTTCGGCTGGGTCCACGGGGCCGGCACGCCGCAGAACATCCTCGCGGAGATCGCCTCGTCCGCCATCAATGCCAATGCCGGCGGGCGCGACCACGGCGCCATCTATGTCGAGCGCCAGGTGATCCGCTGGTGCCGCGACCTGTTCGGCTTTCCGGAGACGGCCAGCGGCCTGATCGTCTCGGGCACTTCACTGGCAACCATCGTCGCGCTGAAAGTGGCGCGCGATGCCCGGCTGTCCTTCGCCAGTCGCAAGGCGGGTGTCGGCACCTCGCGGCTGGTCGGCTATGCCTCGGCCGAGGCGCATGCCTGCAATCCGCGCGCCTTCGACATCCTCGGCCTCGGCGCAGACGCCTTGCGCCGCATCCCGGTCAACGCCGCCTTCGAGATGGACCCCGAATCGCTGCGCCGCGCCATCGCGGCGGATCTCGCCGGCGGGCTCCAGCCATTCGTCATCATCGCCACCGCAGGCACGGTGAATACCGGCGCAACCGATCCGTTGGCGGAGCTTGCGGCCATCGCCGCCGAGACCGGGCTCTGGCTGCATGTCGACGGGGCGTTCGGCGCGCTCGGCCGCCTTGCGCCGTCGCTCGCACCCCGCTTCGACGCCATCTCGCGCGCCGATTCCGTCGCCTTCGACTTCCACAAATGGATGCACGTCAACTACGACGCCGGCTGCGTCCTGGTGCGCGACGAGGCCCTCCACCGGCACGCCTTCTCTGACCGCCCGGACTATCTCAAAGGCCATACGCGGGGCCTCGCCGCCGGCAATCCCTGGCCGGTGGAATACGGCCCCGAACTGTCGCGCGGCTTCCGCGCGCTGAAGGTCTGGTCGCAGATCGCCGGTTTCGGCACCCGGCGCCTCGGCGAGGTGATCGAGACCAACTGCCGTCAGGCCGCCTGGCTGGCCGGGCAGGTTGCAGCCGATCCGCGGTTCGAGCTGATGGCGCCGGTCACGCTGAACATCTGCTGCTTCCGCTACCGTGAGGCGGGCCTGTCCGAGGCCGCGCTCGACGCGCTCAACGACGAGATCGTCATCCGCCTGCAGGAAACCGGCCTCGCCGCGCCCTCGACGACGCGGCTGCACGGGCGCCTCGCCATTCGCGTCAACCTGACGAATCACCGGACCCGGCTGGACGACCTCAACCGCCTGCTGGAAAACGTCGCCGCCCTTGGCGCTGATGGCGAGACCCGCCGGATGGCCGGGATTTGCTAG
- a CDS encoding helix-turn-helix transcriptional regulator, whose protein sequence is MQHKDIWRGLDLLAAHHGLSASGLARRAGLDPTSFNPSKREGPDGRPRWPTTESLARVLDAVGAGFDDFAALVEGRRGGSAPLIGFAQAGQDGFFDDAGFPVGAGWEEVRFPGLGTETVYALQISGDSMEPAYRAGDRIIVAPGAEVKAGDRVVAKTAEGEVMAKVLARRNTRLIELASLNPDYPAREFKPSEIAWIARILWASQ, encoded by the coding sequence ATGCAGCACAAGGATATCTGGCGGGGGCTAGACCTGCTCGCCGCGCATCACGGGCTCTCGGCGTCCGGGCTCGCCCGGCGGGCCGGGCTCGATCCCACAAGCTTCAATCCGTCGAAGCGCGAAGGTCCGGACGGGCGGCCCCGCTGGCCGACCACCGAGAGCCTCGCGCGCGTGCTCGATGCTGTCGGCGCCGGATTCGACGATTTCGCCGCACTCGTCGAAGGCCGCCGCGGCGGCTCGGCGCCGCTGATCGGTTTCGCGCAGGCCGGCCAGGATGGCTTCTTCGACGATGCCGGCTTCCCGGTCGGCGCGGGCTGGGAGGAGGTGCGCTTCCCCGGCCTTGGCACCGAGACAGTCTATGCCCTGCAGATTTCCGGCGACTCGATGGAGCCGGCCTACCGCGCGGGCGACCGGATCATCGTGGCGCCCGGCGCCGAGGTGAAAGCCGGCGACCGCGTTGTCGCCAAGACGGCCGAAGGCGAAGTCATGGCCAAGGTGCTCGCACGGCGCAACACGCGCCTCATCGAGCTTGCGTCGCTGAACCCCGACTATCCGGCCCGCGAATTCAAGCCCTCCGAGATTGCCTGGATCGCGCGCATCCTCTGGGCCAGCCAGTAA
- a CDS encoding SulP family inorganic anion transporter, whose translation MKPKLLTTLQTYTWPLFAADVFAGVTVAMVALPLSLAIAIASGASPATGLVTSIVAGFLISLLGGSRVQIGGPTGAFIVVVYGVIAHHGYDGLVLATLMAGIILLVAGFFRAGNLIQFIPEAVVNGFTIGIAVIIATSQLKDLFGLDIANLPADFLHKLPALWDARGTLNLAALGIGVATIVLIVLFRRLAPRWPGLIVAVSLTSAAVAVLALPAETITDRFGALPAHLPLPQVPVFTLERLIDLLPSALVIAFLAGVESLLSAMVADRMIEGHHRPNAELIAQGAANIGSGLMGGLPATGAIARTATNVKAGGRTPVAGLIHAVTILAMMMLAAPLVGALALPALAGLLMLTAWNMSEPQKWRAYAALRTEDRVLLVLTLVLTVMADLTVAIGVGVGLGLALRLRRRAVPPADWETPER comes from the coding sequence GTGAAACCGAAGCTGCTGACCACGTTGCAGACCTACACCTGGCCGCTCTTCGCAGCGGACGTGTTTGCCGGTGTGACGGTCGCGATGGTAGCCCTCCCGCTCAGCCTTGCGATTGCGATTGCGTCAGGCGCGAGTCCGGCGACCGGACTGGTGACCTCCATCGTTGCGGGATTCCTGATTTCCCTGCTCGGGGGCAGCCGCGTGCAGATCGGCGGGCCGACCGGCGCGTTCATCGTCGTGGTCTACGGCGTCATCGCCCATCACGGCTATGACGGCCTCGTGCTGGCAACCCTGATGGCCGGAATCATCCTGCTGGTTGCCGGCTTCTTTCGCGCCGGCAACCTCATCCAGTTCATCCCTGAAGCCGTCGTCAACGGATTCACGATCGGCATTGCCGTGATCATCGCGACCAGCCAGCTGAAGGACCTGTTCGGTCTTGATATCGCGAACCTGCCCGCTGACTTCCTGCACAAGCTGCCGGCCCTGTGGGACGCGCGCGGCACATTGAACCTGGCGGCGCTGGGCATCGGGGTCGCGACGATTGTGCTGATCGTCCTGTTCCGGCGGCTCGCGCCCAGGTGGCCCGGCCTGATCGTGGCGGTCAGCCTCACATCGGCGGCCGTGGCCGTTCTGGCGCTGCCGGCGGAAACGATCACCGACCGGTTCGGCGCATTGCCGGCCCACTTGCCCCTGCCGCAAGTCCCGGTCTTCACGCTTGAACGCCTGATCGACCTGTTGCCATCAGCGCTCGTCATCGCCTTCCTCGCCGGCGTCGAATCGCTGCTGTCGGCGATGGTGGCTGACCGGATGATCGAAGGCCACCATCGTCCGAATGCGGAGCTGATTGCGCAGGGCGCTGCGAATATCGGCTCGGGTCTCATGGGCGGCCTGCCGGCCACCGGCGCCATCGCGCGCACTGCGACCAACGTGAAGGCCGGAGGACGCACCCCGGTCGCCGGCCTCATCCATGCTGTCACCATCCTCGCGATGATGATGCTCGCCGCGCCGCTGGTCGGCGCGCTGGCGTTGCCTGCACTCGCCGGCCTGCTGATGCTGACCGCCTGGAACATGAGCGAACCCCAGAAGTGGCGCGCCTACGCCGCCCTGCGGACCGAAGACCGCGTCTTGCTGGTGCTGACGCTGGTGCTGACCGTTATGGCTGACCTGACGGTTGCCATCGGGGTCGGTGTCGGACTTGGCCTGGCGCTGCGTCTGCGCCGCCGGGCTGTCCCGCCGGCAGACTGGGAAACGCCGGAGCGTTGA
- the pdeM gene encoding ligase-associated DNA damage response endonuclease PdeM: protein MTAAAARPSETFLHLAGELLSPLAEGGLWWQAQRLLVVSDLHLEKGSNYASSGQMLPPYDTGATLARVESLCAALRPDIVISLGDSFHDRRSEARLPAPYAERIRALTAAHDWVWVEGNHDPDPPAHLGGRAAKVLRLGPLVFRHEPEGEAGEVSGHLHPVAKVAGRGRTVRRRCFASDGARLVMPAMGAFAGGLNVLDAAFRPVFPEGCMAFAMGGERVYGVPHRNLLPDGGQGGGGVWRR, encoded by the coding sequence ATGACCGCTGCTGCCGCCCGGCCCTCCGAAACCTTCCTGCACCTCGCCGGCGAGCTCTTGAGCCCCCTGGCCGAAGGCGGCCTCTGGTGGCAGGCGCAGCGCCTGCTCGTCGTCTCCGACCTGCACCTGGAGAAGGGCTCGAACTACGCCTCGTCCGGCCAGATGCTGCCGCCTTACGATACCGGGGCGACCCTGGCGCGGGTGGAGTCCCTGTGCGCGGCGCTGCGGCCGGACATCGTCATCTCCCTCGGCGACAGTTTCCACGACCGCCGCTCGGAGGCGCGCCTGCCCGCACCCTACGCTGAACGCATCCGGGCGCTGACCGCCGCGCATGACTGGGTCTGGGTCGAAGGCAACCACGATCCCGACCCGCCCGCACATCTCGGCGGGCGCGCCGCGAAAGTGCTGCGTCTCGGCCCGCTCGTGTTCCGCCACGAGCCGGAAGGCGAGGCCGGCGAAGTCTCCGGCCACCTTCACCCGGTGGCCAAGGTCGCAGGCCGCGGCCGCACCGTGCGCCGGCGCTGCTTTGCCTCGGATGGTGCCCGTCTCGTGATGCCCGCGATGGGCGCCTTCGCAGGCGGCCTCAATGTGCTCGACGCCGCCTTCCGGCCCGTCTTCCCGGAAGGCTGCATGGCCTTCGCGATGGGCGGCGAGCGCGTCTACGGCGTGCCCCACCGTAACCTTCTGCCCGACGGCGGCCAGGGCGGCGGCGGAGTCTGGCGCCGCTAG